The following DNA comes from Flammeovirgaceae bacterium.
ATGATCGTAAAGACCAAAAATTACAGGTTGGAAAAGAAAAACTATATACGCATGGCCATGCGCAACATCCTAAAGCAACAATGGTGGGTAGCGCTGATTGTGGTGGCCATCTGTATGGGTTATGTGTGGATTCCCAACATCTGGTGGTTTATCGGGGCATCGATAGGGGCGGTCCTTTACCTGCTTTTTTGGTGGATACAATTTTATGGCGTCACCCAACTGGAACAGGGGAAAATGCTTTTTGAAAGGTTGTCGTACGAAATCACCAGCCAGCAGGTGCTGATCAAAGTGAGCGCGCGAGAAGGGATGCCCATGAAATGGGACCAGATCAAACGGGCCTACATCGGCAAGGATTATTTCCTGCTCATGGTAAACAAAGCCCAGTTGATACACCTCCCGTTTAAAATCTTCAATAGCGAAAACGAGAGGAAGTTCGTCACCAGCATTCTTCGGACAAAAGGATACATCAAGTAGCCGGTGGGATTGAACCGTACTTTTATTGATTTCCATGCCCAACCTTAGCACTTTTGGGTTGTGGAAAAACGGCATCAGAAGCTAACCCCCCAACAAGCCCTCCAAAAAATATACCGCTACTGCGCCTATCAGGAGCGGTCGCACAAGGAGGTGCGCAACAAATTGTACAGCTATGGCCTCTGGACAAGCGAGGTAGAGGATTTGCTGGCACGGCTGATCACGGAAGACTTCCTCAACGAAGAGCGTTTTGCCAAATCTTTTGCAGGAGGAAAGTTCCGCATGAAAAAGTGGGGCAGGCGCAAGATCGAAAAGGAATTGGAAAACCATGGCCTTTCACACCGGTGCACCCGCATCGGGTTGCAGGAGATAGACGGCCAGGAATACCATCGCGTGCTCACCGCCCTGATCCAAAAAAAGTGGGCAGCCACCGATGAGGGCAATCCCTTTAAAAAGAAAGACAAAGTGGCGCGCTATGCCATTATGAAGGGCTTTGAACCTGACCTGGTTTGGGGTATTCTTAAGGAAATGCCTTCCTGATCTGTTGTATGGAAGACAAATAGGGCATTTTTAAGAATCAAATGCGTGCCTTGTCCCGTTTGTTCATTAAAATTATCAAGGCCAAGGGAGTTGCTTTTCCCGGCCGTTCCATTTTATGAGACATCCAATCTTCCTTCTGGTGGGGCTGCTCGTGGCCACGGCCTTGCATGCGCAAACGGAGGCCTCCCGTATTAAAAACTTCAACGTAAAAAATTCGCTTGCCCTGGAGGGGTACGACCCGGTGAGCTACTACACCGGCAGGCCTGTGAAAGGCAAGGCCGAATTTAGCTTTGTGTACAAAAAAATCACCTATCGGTTTGGCAGCCAGGCAAACCTGGACAAGTTCAAGGCGAGCCCCGGCAAATATGAGCCTGCCTATGGGGGATGGTGTGCCTATGCGATGGGGGAAACCGGGGAAAAGGTGAAGGTTGACCCCGAAACCTTCAAGATATTGGATGGCCGGCTGCTCTTGTTTTACAATTTTAGGGGAAACGACACGCTCAACGATTGGAACAAAAACGAGAAAGGCTTGAAGGTGAAGGCCGATCAAAACTGGAAAAAAATTGTGCAATAGGTTGATTGCAAAGCACTTCCATAAATATATTTACCTTCCCGATAAAAAAACTTATGCACCTGGTAAAGGCTTCTTACTCCATTTTGTCGCAGTTGGCCTCTCTTGTGGAACAAATTGAAGATAAAGACTTTTCGAAGCCATGCCCCTCCCTCGGGAATTCAAGCATTGGGCAGCACCTCAGGCACACCCTTGAATTCTTCCTTTGCCTCCAGGCGGGATATGGCCGCGGGGTGGTGAATTACGACAAACGGCCTCACGATCCAATAATGGAAAAGGACAAGTCCATGGCACTGGCCGCC
Coding sequences within:
- a CDS encoding RecX family transcriptional regulator; the encoded protein is MEKRHQKLTPQQALQKIYRYCAYQERSHKEVRNKLYSYGLWTSEVEDLLARLITEDFLNEERFAKSFAGGKFRMKKWGRRKIEKELENHGLSHRCTRIGLQEIDGQEYHRVLTALIQKKWAATDEGNPFKKKDKVARYAIMKGFEPDLVWGILKEMPS
- a CDS encoding YcxB family protein, which encodes MIVKTKNYRLEKKNYIRMAMRNILKQQWWVALIVVAICMGYVWIPNIWWFIGASIGAVLYLLFWWIQFYGVTQLEQGKMLFERLSYEITSQQVLIKVSAREGMPMKWDQIKRAYIGKDYFLLMVNKAQLIHLPFKIFNSENERKFVTSILRTKGYIK
- a CDS encoding YHS domain protein, with amino-acid sequence MRHPIFLLVGLLVATALHAQTEASRIKNFNVKNSLALEGYDPVSYYTGRPVKGKAEFSFVYKKITYRFGSQANLDKFKASPGKYEPAYGGWCAYAMGETGEKVKVDPETFKILDGRLLLFYNFRGNDTLNDWNKNEKGLKVKADQNWKKIVQ